DNA sequence from the Glycine soja cultivar W05 chromosome 18, ASM419377v2, whole genome shotgun sequence genome:
AGGTCTTGATGATCTcgtaaattaaatgaaattgcTCTTCCACTAAGCACACTAACTTCGAACAAATAAGtagagaacaaattttgagaaaaaggaaaaacagccgcagaaaagaaaaaccaaagTTGAGGTAATGGATAGAAAAAATACTGACCTAAAGCATACATCTTTTGGTAATTCAAGATATCGAATTTTCGCATTCGTTCTCGGTAACTCCTGTAGAATTTTGGAAGTTCATTTGTGGTGCTACCATGCTGtaatttttcatcaattttccATGGCTTCAAGTCTTCCATTATCCTTGGAGACTCAGAATCCTCAAGGATGGTAGGAAGACCAGTGGCTCTGACCTTCTTCAGCTCCATCTTCAATTGTTCTATCAAATCTTGATGCTCCCATAGTGTGTCAAAACGGTTGGAATCCTCAAGATCAATAGTTGCTAAAGCCTGTGAATTAGGCTTCACAGATTGTTCATGTTTGGAATTGATGCTATTACTATCTTCAGAATTTTTACCTGAAGACTTCTCCAGCCTACATTCTTCTTCCAAGTTTCCAAGCTCATCCATTATATCTTCATCCTCTTCAGTAAAATCATCAGGGTCATATCCAACATCCAAATCCTCATAGTTTTTCTCATCCCCAAAGTCCAAATCCTCTTCTGTTGCATTGCTTCCCAATGTGTCAAACTCAGTAGTGGTTCCAAAGTCTGTGTCTGACAAAAACCCCTCCCCCAAAGAACTGACAACAGAATCTGAGTCAGAACTTGAACAAATAAAATCATCCCCGGAAAGAAAATTGCGAACAACTGGCTCTACAGACTGCCCCATTGGTTCCTCAGCTTTGAACTTCTCTGACACCTCTTTGTGTGGACTTTCTGTGAAACTGTTAAGATTTTCTGACATAATCCCTCTATCACAATTTTCTGGAATGAATTTCTTCCTTGATAAGAACCCAAAATCATTGTCAACATGATTTTCCAATTCCAAAGCATCATTTGAATGAACAAAACATTCTTTGAACGTGAAATTTTCAGCCTCGGGTTCATCCAAGAAGTGGCTGAAACTCGTGCCTGACATGAACTCATATTTATTGGTGCTAGCAGAAACAGCATCACCCCCCTTCACAAAATCACCACTTTCACCATTCCCTCCTTTGAATTCTTCATCATAATTGCAATTCCACTTTTGATattcaaatttgaaaaccaACTTTGGTGTTTCCTCTTCTTCAAGTCCAGAATTCCCACTATCATGAACAGTTTCGGAACAACATTTTTCCATGGACTCTGCTTCTTTCTGGAAACCATTAGAATCAATTTGATCACTTCCATGTGAGAGAGTATCATTTAGTGCCCCAAAATATTCAGACTTGGAATGAATTGACTCAGCTTTCTCATTGTCACATACAAACTCAGAAGAACAAAGCGGTTTCATCGCTTTATAAGAATCAGAACCATATAATCTGAAACcaaaaatagaaagagaaaaaaaaacataaagggATTAAATTATTGGCTAATGGGTATTGGTTATTAAACAGCGTAGTGGAATTCACAATGAAAAGTCGAAAATTCAATACCTCACGATGACTTTGGTGAATACCCAAAGCAGAGTATTCAAAAGCTTAGAGAGAAAAATCCAAAAGCACTCCCAAAAAGGATCCatttttggtgaagaaaacctTTCAGAGAATCCATACTAACCGAAAGAGAAGTGGGTATTTCATGCAAATATCGTTGGGGAGTGAATCCATCCCACAAGCGCGTTTGTTCCTTTTGAAGCAAAACAGAGGAATTGAAAACAGGGGAGAGTCATGCAAACTCTGATTTCACCTTTGAAAATTTTGCACTAAAAAAGAATGAGACTTTGCACCCGAAAGGACAAAGATGTACGTGCAAACTCTTTAGAAGAAGAGTTTTTCACATGCGAGTCCGATTCAGCACAGAGGGTGAAGTGTTACCTAATTGGTGAGATTCAGAACagagtgaaaagagaaaaaaagatgtggGAAGAAAAGAACATGTCAGCGACTTGTTGTGTTTGAGTTAATCTTTCGGTTGCTTAGAATCACGGGATTCTGGTTTCTGTGTACCGTTAGTGTTATGGGAGTCATAGATTCGAAGGTTTCGTATTGTTATCAGGTGAGAGTCTGTTGTGAATTATCTCTTTTATATGATTTCGTTCGGTTCAGAACAGAGAACTCAAAGGTGGGGTTAAATTGAAAGTTTACGTCTCATTCCAGTACAGTTTCCTGTTCAGAAAAacaatccaaaaaatatatatttggatTTTCGGTCTCATTCTATTGCAGTTTCCTATCCTAATATttggattttatttataattttatgcagataatttttttttcagaatagagatgatatgtttaattttagttcttttttatattaagattCGAAAACAATATAAGAAAAGTAACTCGCATATTCTATTCAATCAAACTAGATATTTTGAGATATTTAGtgatagtttaatttatatacatagctattataataattttacataaatatttgataagatTTAATcactttattatattattttacctaTTGATACAGTGTATCAataagataaattataaaaagtgtgattgatatatagttaaaaaaattaaacaatcaatcaactacaaattatcttttagatgatttaaaaaaaatatattgtaaaatttaataaacttattatatatgtgGATACGTGACTAATGTGATTGAATGACTTGTTagtatatttcaattaaaatcaattgcTATTAAAtgccattaaaaatattttatttttaatatcttaaatGTTACGTTTGTAAATACTAAATGGTTTCCAACATTTATAAGTTATTCATAATTCTAACCACTTTTTTTGTCCGTGTGAAATTGAATAGTTGGAAGAAAAAGTCAACAATGCGTTGCTAGGGGAAAACGACCATATAGTCGACATGGGTTTATACAGTACTTTATAGACTTGCACAATCACACTTTCATATTTACCTTGCaaattatgcaaaaaaattgacttataatttgacaaaaaatgaGTTTGCTTGAGCATAAAGATCGATATCTTTTCAGCATAAAataatcttaatcttttatgcatcataaaatatataaggaTCTTATTGATGGATGTCAATAAATTAGaaagtatataatattttctatgGTTCTTTAATCTTAAATAAGGAGTATATTTGACAAATCTAGtaattatattgttattattttgattaaaatagttaatactatttgagtattattttttattacacaattaataaatagaatcactttttaaaatactaaaatttatttctttcctttttaaccatgtttgtaatttaagtatttttttttctttttaaattgtgataaattaattttaaagtgtcAAATATAAGTGAAATTTGTGGTTAAATTGATTTAACCATAATTTTCATATTGAAACTTGAAAATGGTAGATGAAATTGAATCTGATAATAAAACTACGAAGACAGTCTATGGAAAGGGGAGGCACATAAATGAATGCAGTTGACATGAACCCCACGAGCATAGAAATCACATCAATGATGAAGGGATAAAAGCAGTAATTGAAAAGGAAAGTATGATAATAGTGAAGataaaactttctttttcttcggGATTCTTTTAACTTCCGTAAGAGGGAAGAGAAGTAATGAAGTTAATCCATAAAAGAAagggtaaaattatttttaaaaatctgaaGTGATATTCTCTACTTTTTGTAcgactaaaaagatattttgttaAGTATTATTTAACTCTGACAGTATTTTATCTATTAATGCAGATAATGTTGTCCAATTTAGAAACATAAAATCTcactatatattaaatttgagacCTCTTACTTGAAGCTTATAAAAAATCTATCATTCTCTCTCCTTATGAAGTTATGCGTCTTTTTCagattataaatttttacatcaaaatagaaattttcttttataattttaataatcaatatttaaatgtttaacGGTATATTATACCATGTAAGTATTGTTGGAGATGATAAAATATACTCAAACCCTATGGGAACCAGAAAAAATATATGCAAATAGGTAGGATAAATACCTGCTTATTAGGGATGCGTttggaataaatatttacccacAAATCTTACTGAAGACGATGAGATAGCTAGGAGGGTGTGTTGAGCATTATAGGTCTTAGACGATATTGTTCTTATTGACGTGTTAGATGAGTCAAAATGCATAGAACTTTTTGGTGTCCGATCCCACAATAGTTATTCTTGGTGGGATTCTACCCCCACTTTGTCAGGCATGACTACATTAGCAATAAAGTTTTTCTTTCTGCCTACAAGTTTTGTTAGCTTTCTAATGGGTTCTGATCTAGTCCCCTCATATTGTTTTAGTCCTTCTATATATAATGGTTGAGGAGTGATTGGTCTTGGAGTGTTGGGGCATCAACTTAGTTGAGGTTCTTTTCCCTTCATTAATCCCTtccttatttcaaaaaaataatgcatAGAATGTCAGTTTTGATCAAACAACAACACATCATCACCCTATGTCATATAAGAATGAGATGGGTATGGTATTAAGGGTAAACGACTTTTTGAACAATAAGTTTTTGAGTCGTTTTGGAAAAGATatgcttgaatttttttttttcataaaaaaacaccTATGatcaaagaaggaagaaagagagaaaatattaggatattaataaaactaacattctaaccaataacattaatttataaaaaaaaagtcacaatATATCAcgatttgaaatataaaattaaattagattaaatgatctatataaaaaaaaacgcaAAACTCAAAGAATAAGAGAATATTTTGTCGATAAAATATTACTGTTCAAATCTGTTTTGGCTAGGCGATATCCTCAACATGCATTGACCATAGTTGTTTGTTCTTGAACTAAAGAGTTGCTTTACCCTACGTCTCTGTTTCAGCACTGTGGAATTTTCCTTGGCCGGTACAAGCGTACAACCCCACCCAAAGGAAGATTCCGAACCAAAAGAAGACAAACTTAAAAAGGTACTTTGATTCATATGATTTGTGACCCTAATGTTGGCTCTTTGTGCTTCTATATATGCAAAATGTAATCTGTATTCTGTTGAACTGAATCAATAACACTTCACTTGTCTGCTTAcagtaaaataagaaatttaaactacatttaattattattaataataatattatgaaaGTACTTTTCAAGAAGAACAATGATAACAATAACATCTAGATATATTTTTGTTCATGGGGGTGCCGGAGGAGAGAACAGAATGTCATTGAGTTTAACAACCTCTACCATTATCGTTTCTAACTGTGACTAACCATTAACCCAAAATGAATTATGTAATTGACCTTTATTTATACAAGATGTTCTCCAATAGTTCTTTATGCAGGATGACATGTCAAAAATGTAATGCATCTTCTGACATATCACATTCTAACATTTTTAGAGGAGACATATACTTGATGGTACAAGGTTTGTCTGAAACCCATCCTAATTAAGATCGAGTCATGGTGTACTTGATTATGGTTGGTTGAATACGTTCATCATTCTAAAAGttacatttttgcatttgtttaagttttcaacaatttattttttgaagaatatatttttcttgcatgtttaaaaatTCATGCATTGTTATTAAAATTTGTGCATTTATCTTTCGGAAGTTCCGTTTGATCAACGAATCGactaaatatttgatt
Encoded proteins:
- the LOC114396891 gene encoding uncharacterized protein LOC114396891 — protein: MDPFWECFWIFLSKLLNTLLWVFTKVIVRLYGSDSYKAMKPLCSSEFVCDNEKAESIHSKSEYFGALNDTLSHGSDQIDSNGFQKEAESMEKCCSETVHDSGNSGLEEEETPKLVFKFEYQKWNCNYDEEFKGGNGESGDFVKGGDAVSASTNKYEFMSGTSFSHFLDEPEAENFTFKECFVHSNDALELENHVDNDFGFLSRKKFIPENCDRGIMSENLNSFTESPHKEVSEKFKAEEPMGQSVEPVVRNFLSGDDFICSSSDSDSVVSSLGEGFLSDTDFGTTTEFDTLGSNATEEDLDFGDEKNYEDLDVGYDPDDFTEEDEDIMDELGNLEEECRLEKSSGKNSEDSNSINSKHEQSVKPNSQALATIDLEDSNRFDTLWEHQDLIEQLKMELKKVRATGLPTILEDSESPRIMEDLKPWKIDEKLQHGSTTNELPKFYRSYRERMRKFDILNYQKMYALGVLQSKDPLQSFSTRKNPSPAFTSILTRGFRLSRRKNTEVDPMRKFIRELYSDLEMVYVGQLCLSWEFLQWEYEKALKLWESDQYGLLRFNEVAGEFQQFHVLLQRFIENEPFLQGPRVENYARNRCAMRNLLQVPVIREDNKDKRKFRKREADKDAITSDMLVEILEESIRTIWRLIRADKDASSLALKGQRENQVELQDPSDSQILVEIRTDLQKKEKRLRELLRSGSCILKKFQKHHHEDGADQVLYFFSQVDMKLVWRVLNMSRITTDQLAWCRSKLNKINFVNRRIHVEPSFLLFPS